The DNA region GACCGAGGACCTGAGTGCGGCGGCGCGCGCCCTGGAGGACAGAGCCCACGCCACGACGCGATTTTTCGACTCCATCTCCGACAAGTGGGACAAGCTCTCGCGGGAGATTCTCGGCAGCCTCGACCTTTCCGGCGAGATCGAGATGCGGTTGCCGCAATGCGGCACTGCGGTGGATCTGGGCTGCGGCACCGGCCGTTTGCTGGACGTGCTCCGGCGCAAGTCGGATTACGTCATCGGCGTGGACTCCTCATCCAAGATGCTGGATGCGGCCCGCCACAGGCTCAGCGAAAACGGCAGCCACGTATCCCTGCGCCTGGGCGCTCTGGAGCACCTGCCCGTGCGCGACGGGGAAGCCGACTGCGTCGTGACCAGCCTGGTGTTCCACCACCTGAGCGAGCCGCGCAAAGGCGTGGCCGAAGCGTCGCGCGTCCTCAAGAAGGACGGCGTCTTCATTCTCGCAGATTTTGCCAAACACCAGCGGGAGACCATGCGTTCACGCTACGGCGACCGCTGGCTTGGATTCGAGCACGAGGAGATGGACTCCTGGCTCGACACGTATGGATTTGATGTGGAGGAATCGGCCGAGTTCCCGGTGAACGAAGGCCTGTTCGTCCGCTTGTTGAAAACACGCAAACGCTGAAGCGCATTGGAGGAAGCATGCTGAAGTCGACAGCCCCCGAACTCGACCTGAGCCTCGACCACAAAGTCGCGGACATCTCCCAGGCCGCCTGGGGACGCAAGGAAATGCAGCTTTCCGAAAACGAGATGCCCGGTCTCATGGAGCTTCGCAAGAAGTACGGGCCGCAAAAGCCCCTCAAGGGCCTCAAGGTGACCGGCAGCCTGCATATGACCATCCAGACCGCCATGCTCATCGAGACGCTCTACGAGCTCGGCGCGGACATCCGCTGGGCATCGTGCAACATCTTCTCCACCCAGGACCACGCCGCGGCCGCCATTGCCGAGGCCGGCTCCGCCAAGGTCTTTGCCTGGAAGGGGGAGAGCCTGGAGGAGTACTGGTGGTGCACCGAGATGGCCCTGACCTGGCCCGACGGCTCCGGCCCGGACCTGATCGTGGATGACGGCGGCGACGCCACCCTGCTCATCCACCAGGGCGTCAAGGTGGAGAAGGACCCGTCCCTTCTGGACAAGTCGTACGACGTCAAAGAGTTCCAGATGATCATGGACCGCCTGGCCAAGAGCTACGAGACGGACAAGACCCGCTGGCAGCGCGTGGCCGAGAAGATCCGCGGCGTTTCCGAGGAAACAACCACCGGCGTGCACCGTCTCTACCAGATGGCCAAGGAAGGCTCCCTGCTCTTCCCGGCCATCAACGTGAACGACTCCGTGACCAAGTCCAAGTTCGACAACCTGTACGGCTGCCGCGAGTCCCTGGCCGACGGCATCAAGCGCGCCACGGACGTGATGGTGGCCGGCAAGGTGGTCGTGGTTGTGGGCTACGGCGACGTGGGCAAGGGCTGCGCCCAGTCCATGCGCGGCTTCGGCGCCCGCGTGCTGGTTACCGAGATCGACCCCATCTGCGCCCTGCAGGCCGCCATGGAAGGCTTCGAAGTGACCACCATGGACGAGGCCACCCCCCTGGGCGACATCTTCGTCACCTGCACCGGCAACTACCACGTGGTGACCGGCGCGCACATGGAGAAGATGAAGGACGAGGCCATCCTCTGCAACATCGGCCACTTCGACAGCGAGATCGAGATGGTCTACCTGGAGAAGAACCCCAAGTGCACCCGCGACGAGATCAAGCCGCAGGTGGACAAATGGACTCTGGAGTCCGGCCGCTCCATCATCGTGCTTGCCGAGGGACGCCTTGTGAACCTGGGCTGCGCCACCGGCCACCCCAGCTTCGTGATGAGCGCCAGCTTCACCAACCAGGTGCTCGCGCAGCTGGAGCTGGCCGCCAAGGACCACAAGAACGAGGTCTTTGTGCTGCCCAAGAAGCTGGATGAAGAGGTCGCCGGGCTGCACCTGGCGCGCCTGGGCGTCAAGCTGGAGAAGCTCAGCCAGGAGCAGGCCGACTACATCGGCGTGCCAGTGGAAGGTCCCTTCAAACCGGACCACTACCGCTATTAGGAAATCCGGACGCTCCCGGAACCATGGAGACATTCCCGGCGCCTGTCCGGCGCCGGGTCCGCTCTCTGGACAACGAACCTCCAGCACGTGTAGAGGCTAACGCTTCACTCGAAATTCTCACCCCGGACAAACGCCATGGAAATTGTAACCAACCCATACGATCTGCAGACCCGCGCCAGTGAATGGCGCTGCTCCGGTCTGCGCACCGCCCTCGTGCCCACCATGGGTTACTTGCACGAAGGGCACCTTACGCTGATAGACCATGGCCGAAAGAACGCCGACAGGCTCATGGTGAGCCTGTTCGTAAACCCGACCCAGTTCGGTCCCGGTGAAGACCTCGACACGTATCCCCGCGACGCCGAGCGCGACGAAGCGCTCGCCCGCGAGCACGGCGTGGACGTTCTGTTCACCCCCACGCGCGATTCGATGTACGCACCCGACCACGCCACCTGGGTGGAGGTGCCGAGCCTGGCCGCAGGTCTCTGCGGCGTCAGCCGGCCCACCTTCTTCCGCGGCGTGGCCACCGTGGTGACCAAGCTGCTTATCCTCGCCATGCCGAACATCGCCATGTTCGGCGAGAAGGACTACCAGCAGCTCACCCTGATCAAGCGTATGGTCCGCGACCTGATGTTGCCCACCGAGATCGTGGGCATGCCCATCGTGCGCGAGGCCGACGGCCTGGCCTTGAGCTCGCGCAACGCCTACCTCACCGAAGCAGAACGCGCCCAGGCGCCCCAGCTGTACAAGGGGCTTGCCGCGGCGCAGGATGTGGTGGCCGGAGGCGAGCGCGACATAGCCGCGGTCAGACAGTATGTCGAATCGTATTACGCCAAGAATCTCCCTTTGGGAGAGCTGGATTATCTGGAGTTCGTTGACCCCGAGAGCCTTGTCCCCATGACACGCGCCGATGGCCCCTGCCGGGTCGCCGTTGCGCTACGTCTTGGAAAGGCGCGGCTCATCGACAACCTGCGTATCGATCCGCCCAGCGGGCGCGAGTCTGAGAAGTGAAATCTATACTAAGACGTTTTTTCCAGCGGCTTGTCGCCGAGATGAAATCCGCCTTCAAGGTGAACATCGTCGCCGGCATCCTTGTTCTCGTACCCCTCGTGGCGACGATCTTCTTTCTCAGATTGTTCGTCACCTGGGTGGACCGCATCTGGAACGTTCTCCCGCCGGCATGGCGGCCGGACGAGCTCCTGCCGTTCCATATCCCGGGTCTGGGCCTTGTGCTGCTGCTCATGGTCCTGTTCCTCAGCGGTTTCCTTGTACGGAACTTCATCGGCCGCAAGCTTCTCGAGTTCTGGGAGTGGTTCCTCTCCAAGATCCCCTTCGTGAGCTGGATCTACATTGCCGTGAAGCAGCTTCTGGAAACCATCACCATAACTTCTTCCAAGGAGTTCAAGCGTGTGGTTCTCCTGGAGTACCCCCGCCGCGGGCTGTACGCCCTGGCATATGTCACGGGGGTGGCCACCGGCGAGGTCCAGCATAAGACCGAGCAGAAATGCATCAACGTGTTTCTGCCTTCCACGCCGAACCCGACTACCGGTTTCTACCTCATCGTGCCCGAGGATGACGTCATCCCTCTGGACATGAGCGTGGAAGAATCGTTCAAGCTCCTCATGTCCGGCGGCATTCTCAGCCCGGAGCAACAGAGGAAAAGCAAAATGAATGGAGCCCTGAAAATGCCTGGGCTCAAGAAATCCAGGGAGAAGACCACATGATACCGAACAAGGGAAAGTACCACTTTACTTCCGAGTCCGTTACCGAAGGCCATCCCGATAAAGTGGCCGATCAGATATCCGACGCCATCCTCGACGTTATTCTGAGCCAGGACAAGAACGCCCGCGTGGCCTGCGAGACCCTCGTGACCACCGGCCTGGCCTTCATTGCCGGCGAGATCACCACCACCGGCTACGCCGATTTCCCCTCCGTGGTCCGCGAGACCATCAAGGATATCGGCTACAACCACTCGGACATGGGCTTTGACTGGGAGACCTGCTCGGTCATCTCGTCCATCGACAAGCAGAGCGCCGACATCGCCCAGGGCGTTGACCGCGACGACCCCGAGAGCCAGGGCGCCGGCGACCAGGGCATGATGTTCGGCTTTGCCAGCGACGAGACCGAGACCTTCATGCCTGCGCCCATCTACTGGTCGCACAAGCTCTCCCGGCGCCTGGCCTACGTGCGCAAGGAAGGCATCCTCGACTTCCTCCGTCCCGACGGCAAGACCGAGGTCTCCTTCCTCTATGAGGACGGCGTGCCCAAGAAGATCGACACCGTTGTCGTGGCCACGCAGCACTCCGAGAACGTGACCCACTCGGACCTCGTGGACGCCGTGCGCGAGGAGGTCATCAACAAGACCATCCCCGGCGAGTACCTCGACAAGGATACCCGCATCTTCATCAACACCACCGGACGCTTTGTCATCGGCGGTCCCATGGGCGACTGCGGTCTGACCGGCCGCAAGATCATCCAGGACACCTACGGCGGCATGGGCAACCACGGTGGCGGCGCCTTCTCCGGCAAGGACCCGTCCAAGGTGGACCGCTCCGCCGCCTACATGGCGCGTTACGTAGCCAAGAACGTGGTGGCCGCCGGCCTGGCGCCCCGCTGCGAAGTGCAGATCGCCTACGTCATCGGCGTGGCCGAGCCTGTCTCCGTGCTGGTTACCTCCATGGGTAGCAGCGAGCTGCCGGACGAGCTGCTGACCAAAGCCGTAAACGAGGTCTTCGACCTCCGGCCCTTCTACATCACCAAGCGCCTCGATCTGCTCCGCCCCATCTACAAGAAGACCGCCTGCTACGGCCACTTCGGCCGCACCAACCCGGACTTCACCTGGGAACGGACCGACGCTGTGGACGATCTCCGTACGGCCGCCAAGGTCTAAGGCGGC from Oceanidesulfovibrio marinus includes:
- a CDS encoding ArsR/SmtB family transcription factor, translating into MLTALPLCKALADETRLRLVRLLSEYELNVNELVSVLGMGQSRISRHLKILADNGLVSSRRDGLWVFYEADKDSPAMELVTTLRRMFPDQEAETEDLSAAARALEDRAHATTRFFDSISDKWDKLSREILGSLDLSGEIEMRLPQCGTAVDLGCGTGRLLDVLRRKSDYVIGVDSSSKMLDAARHRLSENGSHVSLRLGALEHLPVRDGEADCVVTSLVFHHLSEPRKGVAEASRVLKKDGVFILADFAKHQRETMRSRYGDRWLGFEHEEMDSWLDTYGFDVEESAEFPVNEGLFVRLLKTRKR
- the ahcY gene encoding adenosylhomocysteinase, yielding MLKSTAPELDLSLDHKVADISQAAWGRKEMQLSENEMPGLMELRKKYGPQKPLKGLKVTGSLHMTIQTAMLIETLYELGADIRWASCNIFSTQDHAAAAIAEAGSAKVFAWKGESLEEYWWCTEMALTWPDGSGPDLIVDDGGDATLLIHQGVKVEKDPSLLDKSYDVKEFQMIMDRLAKSYETDKTRWQRVAEKIRGVSEETTTGVHRLYQMAKEGSLLFPAINVNDSVTKSKFDNLYGCRESLADGIKRATDVMVAGKVVVVVGYGDVGKGCAQSMRGFGARVLVTEIDPICALQAAMEGFEVTTMDEATPLGDIFVTCTGNYHVVTGAHMEKMKDEAILCNIGHFDSEIEMVYLEKNPKCTRDEIKPQVDKWTLESGRSIIVLAEGRLVNLGCATGHPSFVMSASFTNQVLAQLELAAKDHKNEVFVLPKKLDEEVAGLHLARLGVKLEKLSQEQADYIGVPVEGPFKPDHYRY
- the panC gene encoding pantoate--beta-alanine ligase, which translates into the protein MEIVTNPYDLQTRASEWRCSGLRTALVPTMGYLHEGHLTLIDHGRKNADRLMVSLFVNPTQFGPGEDLDTYPRDAERDEALAREHGVDVLFTPTRDSMYAPDHATWVEVPSLAAGLCGVSRPTFFRGVATVVTKLLILAMPNIAMFGEKDYQQLTLIKRMVRDLMLPTEIVGMPIVREADGLALSSRNAYLTEAERAQAPQLYKGLAAAQDVVAGGERDIAAVRQYVESYYAKNLPLGELDYLEFVDPESLVPMTRADGPCRVAVALRLGKARLIDNLRIDPPSGRESEK
- a CDS encoding DUF502 domain-containing protein, which gives rise to MKSILRRFFQRLVAEMKSAFKVNIVAGILVLVPLVATIFFLRLFVTWVDRIWNVLPPAWRPDELLPFHIPGLGLVLLLMVLFLSGFLVRNFIGRKLLEFWEWFLSKIPFVSWIYIAVKQLLETITITSSKEFKRVVLLEYPRRGLYALAYVTGVATGEVQHKTEQKCINVFLPSTPNPTTGFYLIVPEDDVIPLDMSVEESFKLLMSGGILSPEQQRKSKMNGALKMPGLKKSREKTT
- the metK gene encoding methionine adenosyltransferase; translation: MIPNKGKYHFTSESVTEGHPDKVADQISDAILDVILSQDKNARVACETLVTTGLAFIAGEITTTGYADFPSVVRETIKDIGYNHSDMGFDWETCSVISSIDKQSADIAQGVDRDDPESQGAGDQGMMFGFASDETETFMPAPIYWSHKLSRRLAYVRKEGILDFLRPDGKTEVSFLYEDGVPKKIDTVVVATQHSENVTHSDLVDAVREEVINKTIPGEYLDKDTRIFINTTGRFVIGGPMGDCGLTGRKIIQDTYGGMGNHGGGAFSGKDPSKVDRSAAYMARYVAKNVVAAGLAPRCEVQIAYVIGVAEPVSVLVTSMGSSELPDELLTKAVNEVFDLRPFYITKRLDLLRPIYKKTACYGHFGRTNPDFTWERTDAVDDLRTAAKV